The following is a genomic window from Catellatospora citrea.
CGTCGAGCCGGGCGGCAACGCCCTGCGTGCGGCGCGCGCCGCCGGCCTGGCCCCGGGCGACCGGGTGCTCATCCTCGGTCCCGGCACCATCGGGCTGCTCACCGCGATGTTCGCCCGCGCCGCCGGAGCCGAGGTGCACCTGATGGGCCACACCCCGCCGTCGCTGGCCTTCGCCCGGTCCCTCGGCTTCACCGCCTCGACCGAGCCCGACCTGCCCGACGTCCCCTTCGACGCGGTCATCGACGCCAGCAACGCCGCCTACCTGCCCGCCATGGCGCTCGACCTGGTCGAACCCGCGGGCCGCGTCGTCTACATCGGGCTGGCGGGCTCCCCCAGCCTGATCGACACCCGCCGGCTGGCGCTCAAGGACGTCACAGCCGTCGGTGTCCTGTCGGCGTCCCCCGGCCTCGCCGCCACGATCGCCGCGTACGCCGCCGGGCATGTCGACCCGCGACCGCTGGTCGCCGCGACAGTCGGGCTCGACCGGGTCGGCGCGGTGCTGGCCGGTGCGCACATCCCCGGGGCAGGCCCCGGACCCAAGTTCCACATCGATCCGCGCCGAGCCGGGTAGGGCGGCCACCGCCCTACCCGGCGGTGCGGGTTACGACGCGACGCAGGTGTATCCGGACGGCACCTGGGTGTTGCCGTTGGGGCGGCTGACCTGGTAGCCGAAGTTGGCCACCGAGCCACCGGGCGGGATCGTGCCGTTGAAGCTCACGTTCCGCGCCGTCACCGTCTGGCCGCTGGTCGTCACGGTCGCGTTCCACGACCCGGTGATCGCGTGCCCGGCGGGCAGGGTGAACGTCAGCGTCCAACCGTTGATCGTCGACGTGCCGTTGTTGGTGACGGTCACCG
Proteins encoded in this region:
- a CDS encoding zinc-dependent alcohol dehydrogenase; this translates as MTAPTMRAAVVTAPGECSVREVPAPRAAAGEVVVDVERVGVCGTDVEFFTGEMAYLHEGHARFPMRLGHEWAGVVRAVGDGVDPAWRDRRVMGDTMLGCRACRRCLRGHQHVCADRQEVGIRGGRPGALAEQLAVPVTALHELPGTVDPALGALVEPGGNALRAARAAGLAPGDRVLILGPGTIGLLTAMFARAAGAEVHLMGHTPPSLAFARSLGFTASTEPDLPDVPFDAVIDASNAAYLPAMALDLVEPAGRVVYIGLAGSPSLIDTRRLALKDVTAVGVLSASPGLAATIAAYAAGHVDPRPLVAATVGLDRVGAVLAGAHIPGAGPGPKFHIDPRRAG